ATCGACACTGACGACCTGGAACGCCGTATGAATGGCGCGATGGAGGCGCTGCGCCATGAGTTTGGCAGCCTGCGTACCGGGCGCGCCTCTGCCAGCATGGTCGAGCCGGTGATGGTCGACGCCTATGGCTCCCCGACGCCGATCAACCAGATCGGGACGGTCAACGTGCCGGAGCCGCGCATGGTGACGATCAATGTCTGGGACAAGGCGCTGGTCGGCAAGGCCGAAAAGGCGATCCGCGAATCGGGGCTGGGGATCAACCCGCAGCTCAACGGGACGATCATCATGCTGCCGATCCCGGAGTTGAACGAGGAACGGCGGCGTGAACTGACCAAGGTTGCGGCCCAATACGCCGAAAATGCCCGCGTGGCGATCCGCAATGTCCGCCGCGACGGCATGGATCAGGTCAAGAAGGCCAAGGGCGCGGGCATGTCGGAGGACGATCAAAAACTCTGGGAGGATGAAATTCAGGAACTGACCAATCGCATGATCGGCAG
The genomic region above belongs to Paracoccus sp. SCSIO 75233 and contains:
- the frr gene encoding ribosome recycling factor; protein product: MAEDFEIDTDDLERRMNGAMEALRHEFGSLRTGRASASMVEPVMVDAYGSPTPINQIGTVNVPEPRMVTINVWDKALVGKAEKAIRESGLGINPQLNGTIIMLPIPELNEERRRELTKVAAQYAENARVAIRNVRRDGMDQVKKAKGAGMSEDDQKLWEDEIQELTNRMIGRVDEALEAKQAEIMQV